A segment of the Terriglobia bacterium genome:
ACCCGTCTTCGACCATGCAGGTTGTCAACCAGCTGATCAAGCACAACAAGGATTTCGACCTGCTTGTGGTTCCCGGCGGCGAGCACGGCGCGGGGCGCTCCGGCGAGACCGGGCCGTACGGTGAGCACAAGCGCTTCGACTTTTTTGTGCGCCACCTGCTTGGGGTGAATCCCCCGGCATGGCAGGCGCTCGAGGCAAAGCCGCCCTCCAATGGCCACCGAGCGGCTGTCCCTGCTGCCCGACGGTAGGCTGCTGTCTCGCCTCAAGCGCCGCCGGCACAACGGAACCACCCGTATGATTTTCGAGCTCCGCGAGCTGATTGAAAAGCTCGCCGCGCCCGTGCCCCCGCGCCGCTTTGATCCCGGGACATAGTAACAGTCTGAAAAACCAAGCTTATGTTGAAGGCGGATCGTCCATCCGCACTGCAGCGAGAGACTTCGACGGCTATTTCTTCATAAATGCTTCAATCTCGGCGACTGTCCGGGGCACGCCCGGCGTAAGGTTCTCGCAGCCTGTCTCGGTTATGACGATCGTATCCTCGACCCGCACGCCCAGATCCTCCCCGGGGAAGACGGCATAGATATCGCAGGCGAACACCATCCCCGGCCGGAGCGCACCGCGCGGCCCGGCGCTGACATCGTGGACCGCCATGCCGACATTGTGGCTGATGCCCGTCTGCATCGTCCGGATCTTGAACAGGTCCTTCCCAATGTCAAAGCCCTTCTTCTTCAGGATCTCGAGGACAAGGGGCTGGACGTCCCTGGACTCGATGCCGGGCCGGTAGACCTGCTTGCAGGCTTCCTGGATCGCCAGCGCGGCCTCGTAGATCTCGCGCTGGCGCGGCGTGAACTTCCCGTCGGCCGGGTAGGAGGCGGAAATGTCAGTGACGTAGTAGTCGAGGGTTGGTCCGGCATCGACGACGATGAAGTCGCCGCTCTTGAGGATGCGATCATGGCGATAGTAGTGGAGATACGGGTGGTTCTCGGCCGAACTGATGATGACGTTATAGGCGAGATCGCGCGCGCCGGCCTTCTTGGCGGCGTACTCGAAGGCGGCCGACATCTCGAATTCCGGAGCCCCGACCCGCGTGGCCCGCATCATCGCCTTGTGGGCCTCCACGCCGAGGCGGCCGACTTTGCGCAGCTGGTCGATTTCGGCTGCCGACTTGATCGAGCGCAACTCCCAGATGAAGGGCGCGGCATCCTTTACCACAGCCTGGGGGAATTTCTCACGCAGGTTCATGACGAACTGCAGTTCACGCGTGAGGCGGCCGTCCCATAGGCTGAGGGTCATGGCGTTCTGCACGATGCCGAATTTTTCGGCCGAGCATTCGCGGGCCAGTTCCTCCGGCTTGAACGAGGTGTAGAGGACCGCGCCGGAAGAGGCCACTCGGGACAGGACCGGCGTGAACTGGTCGATGGGGGACACGCGCTCGATGCCGGTGACGGCCGCGGCGTTGTGGACGAGGTCCAGGCTGATCCCCTCGTTGCGGGCGCCGCCGTCGGTGATGGTGAAGAAGAGCGTGCTCGTCTTCGACCGCCCGTCGATGATGAGTGCTGCGTTGGGTATCTCCACTCCCGAGAAGTACATCATGTCGTTATTCTGGACGAATTCACCGTAGCCGGTGGCGGGCGTCGCGCCGAGCAGTATCGCCACCCCATCGGGGATCTTCTCCATCAACCTGGCCCGACGGGCAGCGTACTCCGTCTTGTCGAACAGAAGCGGCCCGCCCGCGAACGAGGTCAAGCTGCCGGCAAACACCAGGGAAAAAACTATACCGATCGCCATCCGACTCTTCATGTCAACCTCCTCAGTAAACCAGGGAATTCGATTACCCGCGGGTCGGCGTGGGCGGTCGTCACCGCTCACCGGGTTGACCCCGCTTGCGGGCCGAGCCCGCCGGAATGCGCCGGATGCGAACCGGCGGTCGCGCGGCGCGCTGAATCCCAGGCTGCGATGATGGCAGCCAGCGAAAGCAAAAAGGGACGGCCACAGAAGCCGATGGATCGTGCGGCCCGACGCCGGAGACCAGATCCGGATTCTTCATACGGCGCGCGAGGTCCATCGCACGCGGCAAACCTATAGCCAGACCGAAGCCGGGTAACAGCATCCATTTCCGCCCACGCTTTGTCAACGTGTTGATGACAGGGTACGCTCTCCTCCATTTCCAACCAAGGGATACACTCTTTCTCCTGATGGTTGTTCTTACTGCTTCGAAAATAGACAAATCGGTATCGGGATCGCAATCGCCATCGCAATCGGAACTCTTAGCCGACAAAAGCCGATAGCGACCTCGATGGCGATCCCGATACCGACGTTTACCAACCGGATAACATGAGTTTTTCATGGGTCACAGGGTGCGCCCCGGCGCATGAACAATCGCTTCGAAAATGCTAAAGCAGACAGAATAGGGCAGCCTCTGGAACACTCGTGCTGTGGCTGGTAGAATTCCATGGTTGCGTGATCGCAAATTGAGAAGCGGAGGTATCGCAGCGATGAAGAAAACCGTAGGATTGTTTTTGATTGTGTTTGTGATGTCGGCAATGGCCCTTTACGCCGCGCAGTGGACGGGCTATATCTCAGATGCCAAATGCGGACTCAAAGGCGATAGTGCTGCCCACGCCGATTGCGCCAAGACGTGCATTAAGAACGGCGAAGCGGCGGTATATTTGTCGGGTGGCAAGCTTTATACCCTGGACAAACAGGACGAGGCCAAGAAATTCGCCGGCGAGAAGGTGGTCCTCAAGGGCACAGCCAGCAAGGACGGAAAGTCTATTGCGGTCGAGAGCATCACCAAGGCAGGGAAATAACGACCAGTCGAGCGGGGATGCCGCCCGGCATCCCCGCCAACTTCTCCTCCTCTATTTCAGCCGCCACCGGCTCTTCCGTGTCGTTTCATCAGCCGATGTTTTTTCTCTTCCCCGGCGCATCGTCGGGGCATCCTCTTGCCTGCGGCTCACGAGCACTACGCCGGTTGCACTTGTTGCAGGATGAACCCGTCGATCGAAATGCAGAACCGTGGGGCTGGTTTATGGACGACGCCCGGTTGCGTGAGAGCCTGATCGAATTGTTGAAGGGAGGAAGTGCGCACGTGACAGCCAAAGATGCCATCAATACAGAGGAAACTGCGAGTGCCCGGACATATCCTGGCTAGCGGATCCCCGATGCGACCCGATAGCTGCGGCGAGCCCGCACCACCAGATCGGGAAGTGATACGGCGACCGTGAGCGTGTGGGGCGCATCGTCGGCGCGCGACGGATCGGGATAAAAGGCGAGAAGATATTGGTGGCGCAATTCCTCCGCCACCTTTGCGAAGGTCCTCCTGAAATCGGCCGACTCGCTGCGATAAAAGACTCCGCCGGATTCTTCGGCAGTGCGACGCAGCAGCGCCGCAGCCGCTCTTTCGTCCTCCTCCCATCCCGCCCCCCCGGCCGGCCCCTTGGGCAACGTGACTCCGAAAAGCTTCTTTACCAGCTCACGCCTGCTTACGGCGTAAAACACGGGATAGACCACCACGCCCGCGTCGAGCAC
Coding sequences within it:
- a CDS encoding transposase, whose protein sequence is MATERLSLLPDGRLLSRLKRRRHNGTTRMIFELRELIEKLAAPVPPRRFDPGT
- a CDS encoding Xaa-Pro peptidase family protein, with protein sequence MKSRMAIGIVFSLVFAGSLTSFAGGPLLFDKTEYAARRARLMEKIPDGVAILLGATPATGYGEFVQNNDMMYFSGVEIPNAALIIDGRSKTSTLFFTITDGGARNEGISLDLVHNAAAVTGIERVSPIDQFTPVLSRVASSGAVLYTSFKPEELARECSAEKFGIVQNAMTLSLWDGRLTRELQFVMNLREKFPQAVVKDAAPFIWELRSIKSAAEIDQLRKVGRLGVEAHKAMMRATRVGAPEFEMSAAFEYAAKKAGARDLAYNVIISSAENHPYLHYYRHDRILKSGDFIVVDAGPTLDYYVTDISASYPADGKFTPRQREIYEAALAIQEACKQVYRPGIESRDVQPLVLEILKKKGFDIGKDLFKIRTMQTGISHNVGMAVHDVSAGPRGALRPGMVFACDIYAVFPGEDLGVRVEDTIVITETGCENLTPGVPRTVAEIEAFMKK